The nucleotide window GGTAGTCATTGATGAATATAGCCGTGAATGCTTGGCACTACATGTGGCCCGCACAATTCGTGCAGAGCAAGTAATGCACGTTTTGGCAGATTTATTTCTGACGCATGGCAGACCTGATAACATTCGCTCGGACAACGGTCCAGAATTCGTAGCGTTAGCTTTAAAAGAATGGTTGGCAAATCTGTCTGTGCAGACGCAGTACATTGAACCGGGCAGCCCTTGGGAAAATGGTTACTGCGAAAGTTTTAACGGCAAGCTTCGGGACAAGCTGCTGGACGGCGAGGTGTTTATGACGTTACA belongs to Desulfovibrio desulfuricans DSM 642 and includes:
- a CDS encoding IS3 family transposase — encoded protein: VVIDEYSRECLALHVARTIRAEQVMHVLADLFLTHGRPDNIRSDNGPEFVALALKEWLANLSVQTQYIEPGSPWENGYCESFNGKLRDKLLDGEVFMTLQEAEVVIENWRQPYNHRRPHRSLNGRPPAPLTVFTPPQRGQMGPISPPPELSAIQATETEPQRIYH